The Saccharomonospora cyanea NA-134 genome includes a region encoding these proteins:
- a CDS encoding DUF4429 domain-containing protein codes for MAEISSPFGTWTFDGEVLRITPGSHRRVHKVRKTLGEVELPLPTIAGLSYEPGRKTGRLRVRVKDGADPLSVVAGGHLPDNADPYQLTVEPEQQQAAEYLVDAVRFTRRPADDPAAFHRYALPGPAVPVTVSVGEAAVSCDGHRVVLEWGWQASEAKRKLHRTELALDALDGVEWRPSAGFNDGLLRFRARGVPATLPPESDPHCVRLIWGTENELSTVLVAAAVVARLPHPNAPTEPESSENVPQPPDASALDDVDGVLRRLRELGDLHRDGILDDAEFAAAKQALLRRLSS; via the coding sequence ATGGCCGAGATCAGTTCGCCCTTCGGCACGTGGACGTTCGACGGCGAAGTACTGCGCATCACCCCCGGCTCCCATCGCCGCGTGCACAAGGTGCGGAAGACACTCGGAGAGGTGGAACTCCCGCTCCCCACGATCGCAGGCCTGTCGTACGAGCCCGGACGCAAGACGGGCAGGCTCCGGGTGCGGGTCAAGGACGGCGCCGACCCGCTGTCGGTGGTGGCGGGCGGCCACCTGCCCGACAACGCCGACCCCTACCAGCTCACCGTCGAACCCGAACAGCAGCAGGCCGCCGAGTACCTGGTGGACGCCGTGCGGTTCACCAGGCGACCGGCCGACGACCCGGCGGCCTTCCACCGGTACGCGCTGCCCGGCCCCGCCGTCCCCGTGACGGTGTCCGTGGGAGAGGCGGCCGTGTCGTGCGACGGCCATCGGGTCGTCCTGGAGTGGGGGTGGCAGGCTTCCGAGGCGAAACGGAAGCTCCACCGCACCGAACTCGCCCTCGACGCCCTCGATGGTGTGGAATGGCGGCCGTCCGCCGGATTCAACGACGGACTGCTGCGGTTCCGCGCTCGCGGTGTCCCCGCCACCCTCCCGCCCGAGAGCGACCCCCACTGCGTGCGTCTCATCTGGGGCACGGAGAACGAACTGTCGACCGTACTGGTCGCCGCCGCCGTCGTGGCCAGGCTGCCGCACCCGAACGCGCCCACCGAGCCGGAGTCGTCGGAAAACGTTCCGCAACCGCCCGACGCGAGCGCGCTCGACGACGTGGACGGCGTGCTGCGGCGGTTGCGTGAGCTCGGCGACCTGCACCGTGACGGCATCCTGGACGACGCCGAGTTCGCCGCCGCGAAGCAGGCTTTGCTGCGCAGGCTGTCGAGCTGA
- a CDS encoding GNAT family protein translates to MSASGPRFHPLTAEEVAGVFAHAAKGVFPEPDWSVRVAPLCGPAAAVVAFTGCFVVTAPVDLRWWEHALTEAGSLDPLHPRVLLALADHLGTTVGENDAVLVAPPSPTLSPAPPVRLLPFDDGHPRVELARRLRDDVRAWTTVEGDGLLVLGRGLGGRWEMSMDVAPHSRARGLGRALASAARSNIPRGEPVFAQVTPGNAASMRALLAAGYRPIGQEVLFPLRS, encoded by the coding sequence ATGAGCGCTTCCGGCCCCCGCTTCCACCCGCTCACGGCCGAGGAGGTCGCGGGCGTGTTCGCCCACGCGGCGAAGGGTGTGTTCCCCGAACCCGACTGGTCGGTGCGCGTGGCGCCGCTGTGCGGTCCCGCCGCCGCGGTGGTGGCCTTCACCGGGTGCTTCGTCGTCACCGCGCCCGTGGACCTCCGGTGGTGGGAGCACGCCCTCACGGAGGCGGGCAGCCTCGACCCCCTGCATCCGCGGGTGCTGCTCGCCCTCGCCGACCACCTCGGAACCACGGTCGGTGAGAACGACGCGGTGCTGGTGGCCCCGCCCTCACCCACCCTGTCGCCCGCGCCGCCGGTGCGGCTGCTGCCGTTCGACGACGGGCATCCACGGGTTGAGCTGGCGCGCCGGTTACGCGACGACGTGCGGGCATGGACGACCGTGGAGGGTGACGGTCTGCTGGTGCTCGGTCGTGGCCTCGGCGGGCGGTGGGAGATGAGCATGGACGTGGCCCCCCACTCCCGCGCCCGCGGCCTTGGCCGCGCGCTCGCCTCCGCCGCCCGCAGCAACATCCCTCGGGGCGAACCCGTCTTCGCGCAGGTCACCCCGGGCAACGCGGCGTCGATGCGGGCCCTGCTCGCCGCGGGCTACCGCCCGATCGGGCAGGAGGTGCTGTTCCCCCTGCGCTCGTGA
- a CDS encoding TAXI family TRAP transporter solute-binding subunit → MRTTTRARRGRGAGRVTAALLATVAVTSACSGGGSGGGGFTTDLQLGTGSTGGVYYPLGQEYANIFAEEVGVEGLNVTAVETGASVENLAKIARGELQLAIAQHNTAQDAVGGRGEFEGAKVENVGLLGKLYPEAAQVITLESSGIDSVADLRGKTVAIGPPGGGTREAAEEILAAYGLEEGSYTALEEGFADAKAKLQDGNADASIEILGVPAASLQELHATTGQVKLIPIDGPELETIVGNSQFEEYEIPAGTYEFLDEPVPTVSVFASMYASTTQVSEELGYELTKALYERADSLTLAQKELITLEEATVGQGDVPLHPGARKYFSEQGLLD, encoded by the coding sequence ATGCGCACGACGACACGCGCCAGGCGTGGCCGCGGTGCCGGTCGGGTGACCGCGGCACTGCTCGCGACGGTCGCGGTGACCTCGGCCTGTTCGGGCGGCGGTTCGGGCGGCGGAGGCTTCACCACCGACCTGCAGCTCGGCACCGGCAGCACGGGCGGGGTGTACTACCCGCTCGGACAGGAGTACGCGAACATCTTCGCCGAGGAGGTCGGCGTCGAGGGTCTGAACGTCACCGCCGTGGAGACCGGGGCTTCCGTCGAGAACCTCGCCAAGATCGCGCGTGGGGAGCTGCAACTCGCCATCGCCCAGCACAACACGGCACAGGACGCCGTAGGCGGTCGCGGCGAGTTCGAGGGCGCGAAGGTGGAGAACGTCGGCCTGCTCGGCAAGCTCTACCCCGAAGCCGCCCAGGTCATCACCCTGGAGTCCTCGGGCATCGACTCGGTGGCCGACCTGCGCGGCAAGACCGTCGCCATCGGCCCTCCTGGCGGAGGCACCCGCGAGGCGGCCGAGGAGATCCTGGCCGCCTACGGCCTCGAGGAGGGCTCCTACACCGCTCTGGAGGAGGGCTTCGCCGACGCCAAGGCGAAGCTGCAGGACGGCAACGCCGACGCCTCCATCGAGATCCTCGGCGTCCCCGCGGCGAGTCTGCAGGAGCTGCACGCCACGACCGGACAGGTGAAGCTGATCCCGATCGACGGTCCCGAGCTGGAGACCATCGTGGGTAACAGCCAGTTCGAGGAGTACGAAATCCCGGCGGGTACCTACGAGTTCCTCGACGAACCGGTGCCGACCGTCTCGGTGTTCGCCTCCATGTACGCCTCCACCACGCAGGTCAGCGAGGAGCTGGGTTACGAGCTCACGAAGGCGCTCTACGAGCGGGCCGACTCCCTCACGCTGGCGCAGAAGGAACTGATCACGCTGGAGGAGGCCACGGTCGGCCAGGGCGACGTCCCGCTGCACCCCGGCGCGCGCAAGTACTTCTCGGAGCAGGGCCTCCTCGACTGA
- a CDS encoding TRAP transporter permease has product MPDDTASPPARPAPEAGAEPDERRREQARAYDRESRYRTRLGPWKYLVAVLGTGLTLFQLYTALFGTFTSIIQGAVHVGMALSLVYLLYPARRAWASRPGVPLYDVVLCVLALAANGYIVFDYERLTTRAVVLGFTPFDVVVATAALALILEATRRCVGLPIVVIALAALAYGYYGPSMPVFSHPGFSFDALVSESVYSSTSVFGTPVQVSSTFIFLFLFFGVVLVRTNIGRFFNDLAFGLTGRYTGGTAKAAVVASGLQGMVSGSSVANTVASGSFTIPMMKRAGFRPHVAGATEATASTGGQLVPPVMGAAVFIMGEYTGTPYNELILYAVVPAALYYLGVFSGVHFEALRTGVLGSPKDQLPRLRELLGRSYLLAPLVVIIGLLLAGRSPANAALFGILTALLVSLVRADTRLSLIGFARLFEAGARAALPVIAACASAGIIAGTVTRTGLGGKLAGGIVELSGGSFALVLVLTMVACLLLGMGLPTTANYVVTATVAAPILIQLGVPTVAAHFFVFYFGIVADITPPVCLAAYAGAGLAGANPMRTGVTAFKLAVPAFLVPYVFVLEPQLLLQEVTFTGFTVTLLTAVVGIVAVAAGLIGFAPDDGALPRAALVVGGLAAIHPHPWLSLGGLAVIAVVVVARRLRRSGQPLGQDEKSRTS; this is encoded by the coding sequence ATGCCCGACGACACCGCGTCCCCACCGGCTCGCCCGGCCCCGGAGGCCGGCGCCGAGCCGGACGAGCGGCGGCGGGAGCAGGCCCGCGCCTACGACCGGGAGAGCCGCTACCGCACCCGGCTGGGGCCGTGGAAGTACCTCGTCGCGGTGCTCGGCACCGGGCTGACGCTGTTCCAGCTCTACACGGCCCTGTTCGGCACGTTCACCTCGATCATCCAGGGTGCGGTGCACGTCGGCATGGCACTCAGCCTGGTGTACCTGCTGTACCCGGCGAGGAGAGCGTGGGCGAGCAGGCCCGGAGTGCCGCTGTACGACGTGGTGCTGTGCGTGCTCGCGCTCGCGGCGAACGGCTACATCGTGTTCGACTACGAGCGGCTGACGACACGGGCGGTGGTGCTCGGGTTCACACCGTTCGACGTCGTCGTGGCCACCGCCGCGCTGGCGTTGATCCTGGAGGCCACGCGCCGCTGCGTCGGTCTGCCGATCGTGGTGATCGCGCTGGCCGCGCTCGCCTACGGCTACTACGGGCCGTCCATGCCGGTCTTCTCCCACCCCGGCTTCTCGTTCGACGCCCTGGTGTCCGAATCGGTCTACAGCTCGACGTCCGTGTTCGGCACCCCCGTACAGGTGTCGTCGACGTTCATCTTCCTGTTCCTGTTCTTCGGGGTCGTCCTCGTCAGGACCAACATCGGCCGGTTCTTCAACGACCTGGCCTTCGGGCTCACCGGCCGCTACACCGGTGGCACGGCGAAGGCCGCCGTGGTGGCCAGCGGGCTGCAGGGCATGGTGTCGGGCAGTTCCGTGGCCAACACCGTCGCCTCCGGGTCGTTCACCATCCCGATGATGAAGCGCGCGGGGTTCCGCCCCCACGTCGCGGGCGCGACGGAGGCCACCGCATCCACCGGAGGGCAGCTCGTGCCACCCGTGATGGGCGCGGCCGTGTTCATCATGGGCGAGTACACCGGCACGCCCTACAACGAGCTGATCCTGTACGCGGTGGTTCCCGCGGCGCTCTACTACCTGGGCGTGTTCAGCGGCGTGCACTTCGAGGCGCTGCGCACGGGCGTGCTCGGCTCGCCGAAGGACCAGCTCCCGCGTCTGCGCGAGCTCCTCGGTCGCTCCTACCTGCTCGCCCCACTGGTGGTCATCATCGGACTGTTGCTGGCGGGCCGCTCACCGGCCAACGCCGCGCTGTTCGGCATCCTCACCGCTCTGCTGGTGAGTCTCGTGCGCGCCGACACCCGGCTGTCCCTCATCGGGTTCGCGCGGCTGTTCGAGGCCGGTGCGCGTGCCGCGCTGCCGGTGATCGCGGCCTGCGCGAGCGCGGGCATCATCGCGGGCACCGTCACGCGGACGGGGCTCGGCGGCAAGCTGGCCGGCGGCATCGTCGAGTTGTCGGGCGGCAGCTTCGCCCTGGTTCTCGTCCTCACGATGGTGGCGTGCCTGCTGCTGGGCATGGGGCTGCCGACGACGGCGAACTACGTCGTCACGGCAACGGTCGCCGCCCCGATCCTCATCCAACTCGGTGTGCCGACCGTGGCCGCGCACTTCTTCGTCTTCTACTTCGGCATCGTCGCCGACATCACACCGCCGGTGTGCCTGGCCGCGTACGCGGGGGCCGGGCTCGCGGGTGCCAACCCCATGCGCACCGGTGTGACGGCGTTCAAACTCGCGGTCCCGGCGTTCCTCGTGCCGTACGTGTTCGTGCTCGAACCACAACTGCTGCTACAGGAGGTGACCTTCACCGGATTCACCGTCACGCTGCTCACCGCCGTCGTGGGCATCGTGGCGGTGGCGGCCGGGCTCATCGGATTCGCACCGGACGACGGTGCCCTGCCCCGTGCCGCCCTGGTCGTGGGCGGGTTGGCGGCCATCCACCCACACCCGTGGCTGTCGCTGGGCGGCCTCGCCGTGATCGCGGTGGTGGTCGTGGCCCGCCGTCTGCGACGCTCCGGACAGCCGCTCGGACAGGACGAGAAGAGCAGGACCTCATGA
- the ggt gene encoding gamma-glutamyltransferase — protein sequence MSTRHARSVRCRALATLTAVGLTASLTALTQPAAGAQPRQVEKNAVAVGAGGAVSSVDPEATAVGIEVLRRGGNATDAAVATAAALGVTEPYSAGIGGGGFFVHYDAATGEVDTVDGRETAPEAMPSDAFIDPETGRPYPFFPDMVTSGVSVGVPGTPATWQVALQEWGTYSLAEALRPATRLARRGFVVDEEFREQTLDNAERFSAIAPTAELFLPGGDAPEVGSVFRNHDLARTYAELGRRGTDWFYKGPIAEEIASTVRNPPRSGRTDLPVPPGHLTAQDMAAYAVARPEPTRHDYRGYEVVGMAPPSSGGTTVGEILNILEHFGTSAMTTEERLHHYLEASALAYADRARYLGDSAFVDVPVEELLSDDFAAERACELDPDTAAAKPVAAGQADGDYDPTCRDTGTEFVDRPDTEGLSTTHLSVVDRWGNVVAYTLTIEQTGGSGITVPGRGFLLNNELTDFSHVYDPEDPNRIEGGKRPRSSMSPTIVLRDGEPWLALGSPGGSTIITTVSQILLNRIDGGLDLPTALAAPRATQRNTATVSAEPAFRETHGPSLEAYGHRFSTTSELGAAAAVEILPDGTFQAVAEPRRRGGGDARVVYPIP from the coding sequence ATGTCCACGAGGCACGCGCGATCGGTCCGGTGCCGGGCGCTGGCAACGCTGACAGCCGTGGGCCTGACGGCGAGTCTCACGGCACTCACCCAACCGGCGGCGGGTGCGCAGCCGAGGCAGGTCGAGAAGAACGCGGTGGCGGTCGGTGCGGGCGGAGCGGTCAGTTCGGTGGACCCGGAAGCCACGGCCGTGGGCATCGAGGTGCTGCGCAGGGGTGGCAACGCGACCGACGCCGCCGTGGCGACCGCGGCCGCGCTGGGGGTCACCGAGCCGTACAGCGCGGGCATCGGTGGGGGCGGCTTCTTCGTCCACTACGACGCCGCGACCGGTGAGGTCGACACCGTCGACGGCCGGGAGACCGCGCCGGAGGCCATGCCTTCCGACGCGTTCATCGACCCGGAGACCGGGCGGCCGTACCCGTTCTTCCCGGACATGGTGACGAGCGGGGTGTCCGTCGGGGTTCCCGGAACACCCGCCACCTGGCAGGTGGCGCTACAGGAGTGGGGAACGTACTCACTCGCCGAGGCGTTGCGACCCGCCACCCGGCTCGCGCGGCGCGGCTTCGTGGTCGACGAGGAGTTCCGGGAACAGACCCTCGACAACGCGGAGCGCTTCTCGGCGATCGCGCCGACCGCCGAGCTGTTCCTGCCGGGCGGGGACGCCCCCGAGGTGGGTTCGGTGTTCCGCAACCACGACCTCGCCCGCACCTACGCCGAGCTCGGCAGGCGGGGTACCGACTGGTTCTACAAAGGACCGATCGCCGAGGAGATCGCCTCCACGGTACGGAACCCGCCGCGCAGCGGGCGGACGGACCTGCCGGTGCCGCCGGGGCACCTGACCGCTCAGGACATGGCCGCGTACGCGGTCGCGCGCCCGGAGCCCACGCGTCACGACTACCGCGGCTACGAGGTCGTGGGGATGGCACCGCCGTCGAGCGGTGGCACTACGGTCGGCGAGATCCTGAACATCCTCGAACACTTCGGCACCTCGGCGATGACCACCGAGGAGCGCCTGCACCACTACCTGGAGGCGTCGGCCCTGGCCTACGCCGACCGTGCCCGCTACCTCGGTGACTCCGCCTTCGTCGACGTGCCCGTCGAGGAGTTGCTGTCCGACGACTTCGCCGCCGAACGGGCCTGCGAGCTCGACCCGGACACGGCGGCGGCCAAGCCCGTGGCGGCGGGACAGGCCGACGGAGACTACGACCCCACCTGCCGCGATACCGGCACCGAGTTCGTCGACCGGCCCGACACCGAAGGGCTGTCGACCACGCACCTGTCCGTCGTGGACCGATGGGGCAACGTGGTGGCGTACACGCTGACGATCGAGCAGACGGGCGGCAGCGGCATCACCGTACCCGGACGTGGCTTCCTGCTGAACAACGAACTCACCGACTTCAGCCACGTGTACGACCCTGAGGACCCCAACCGCATCGAGGGCGGCAAGCGGCCGCGTTCCTCGATGTCGCCGACCATCGTGCTGCGCGACGGTGAGCCGTGGCTCGCGCTCGGCTCGCCGGGAGGTTCCACGATCATCACCACGGTGTCCCAGATCCTCCTCAACCGCATCGACGGCGGCCTGGACCTGCCCACCGCTCTCGCGGCGCCCAGAGCCACGCAACGCAACACCGCCACGGTGTCGGCGGAACCCGCGTTCCGGGAGACCCACGGCCCCTCGCTGGAGGCCTACGGACACCGGTTCTCCACCACGTCGGAGCTCGGTGCCGCAGCGGCCGTCGAGATCCTGCCCGACGGGACGTTCCAGGCCGTCGCCGAACCACGGCGCCGGGGCGGGGGAGACGCCAGGGTGGTGTATCCGATTCCGTGA